A stretch of the Rosa rugosa chromosome 5, drRosRugo1.1, whole genome shotgun sequence genome encodes the following:
- the LOC133712741 gene encoding cellulose synthase-like protein G2 produces MDQTSNAPMHLCHVNRLTIFINRTYTVIHSVALSFLLYYRASFFFQDTKTPILPSLIVFAAELLFSLEWLLTQAYRWRPVSRTVFPERLPEDDKLPAIDVFICTADPDLEPTVAVMNTVISAMALDYPPEKLHVYLSDDAGADVTLNGMREAWTFAKRWIPFCKRYKIKRRSPKAYFSAAEDENEDGDFGGTDFVQERQIVQEKYEVFKERVREYARHGDTGSSKRGDHSAVIEVIQESSSNHAFEENEAKNMPLLVYVSREKRPSHAHHFKAGAINVLLRVSGVISNSPFILGLDCDTNCNDPSSARQAMCFHLDPKLSPTLAFVQFPQKFHNISKKDIYDSQYRSIFKVLWQGLDGLQGPAMCGTGYYIKRLSLYGKSLKADHKDLMELRQSVGPSNEFITSLLGNYNPNMKMAQLAETQQLASCTYEDGTKWGEEAGFLYASVAEDFLTTFASLHCKGWNSVYCNPPRPHFLGRGFTNLNDFLVQGTRWSSAVIDIAISKYCPLIYDLSQISFLQRMCYLLFAISPICQFFSLWCLATIPQLCLVNGISLYPEVSNSYFWIFSFVFLSSISRQLYEVLTTGASLQHWVYEQRIWMMNAVTSHLYGTLDAFIKKFGLREASFSISNKVDDVEQLKRYNAGVFDFQTSSLFLVPLASLVILNMASLFVGIARVIFLGELEKLFIQVFIPFYAVVVNYPIIEGMLLRKDNGRIPPSITLLSATASIIFCVLGSIIFM; encoded by the exons ATGGATCAGACTTCTAATGCCCCCATGCATCTCTGCCATGTCAACAGGCTCACAATTTTCATCAATCGAACGTATACAGTCATACACTCCGTCGCTTTATCATTCTTGCTTTACTATCgagcctctttcttcttccagGACACCAAAACACCCATCTTACCATCTCTTATTGTCTTTGCGGCCGAGCTCCTCTTTTCCTTAGAATGGCTTCTAACCCAGGCATATCGGTGGAGGCCCGTCTCTCGAACTGTGTTCCCGGAGAGATTGCCGGAAGATGACAAACTTCCTGCAATCGACGTGTTCATTTGCACCGCTGATCCTGATCTGGAGCCAACCGTGGCGGTGATGAACACTGTAATATCAGCCATGGCACTCGACTATCCACCCGAGAAGCTTCACGTATATTTGTCAGATGATGCCGGTGCTGATGTGACTCTGAATGGTATGAGAGAGGCTTGGACGTTTGCAAAGCGGTGGATTCCATTTTGTAAGAGGTATAAGATCAAGCGCAGGTCTCCAAAAGCCTATTTCTCAGCAGCAGAGGATGAGAATGAAGATGGTGATTTTGGGGGTACTGATTTCGTACAAGAGAGGCAAATTGTTCAG GAAAAATATGAGGTGTTTAAGGAAAGAGTAAGAGAATACGCAAGGCATGGTGACACTGGGAGCAGTAAGCGTGGAGATCATTCTGCAGTCATTGAG GTGATACAAGAAAGTTCTAGTAATCATGCATTTGAAGAAAATGAGGCAAAAAACATGCCTCTCCTTGTTTATGTCTCTCGCGAGAAAAGACCTTCTCATGCCCATCATTTCAAGGCTGGAGCTATCAATGTTCTT CTTCGGGTATCCGGTGTGATAAGTAATTCTCCCTTCATATTAGGGCTTGACTGTGACACGAATTGCAATGATCCAAGTTCAGCTCGGCAAGCAATGTGTTTCCACCTTGATCCCAAGCTCTCACCTACGCTAGCATTTGTTCAATTCCCTCAGAAATTCCACAACATCAGCAAGAAAGACATCTACGACAGTCAGTATAGATCGATCTTTAAG GTGCTATGGCAAGGTTTGGATGGACTTCAAGGGCCAGCCATGTGCGGTACTGGCTATTACATCAAGAGGTTATCCTTGTATGGAAAATCCCTAAAGGCGG ATCATAAGGATCTTATGGAACTTAGACAATCTGTTGGTCCATCAAATGAGTTCATAACATCCCTGCTTGGAAATTACAATCCTAATATGAAAATGGCACAGCTAGCTGAGACCCAACAACTAGCCTCCTGTACCTATGAAGATGGCACCAAATGGGGTGAAGAG GCTGGTTTCTTATACGCGTCTGTAGCGGAAGATTTTTTGACTACGTTCGCTAGCTTGCATTGCAAGGGTTGGAATTCAGTGTATTGCAATCCACCAAGGCCTCACTTCTTGGGCAGAGGCTTCACTAATTTAAATGACTTTTTGGTCCAAGGGACAAGATGGAGTTCAGCGGTGATTGATATTGCCATCTCCAAATACTGCCCTCTTATATATGACCTTTCTCAAATATCTTTCCTTCAACGTATGTGCTATTTATTGTTCGCAATTTCGCCTATTTGCCAGTTCTTCTCACTCTGGTGCCTTGCAACTATACCTCAGCTTTGCCTAGTCAACGGCATTTCCCTGTACCCTGAG GTTTCAAATTCGTATTTTTGgatattttcttttgtattcTTGTCATCTATTTCGAGACAATTATACGAGGTCCTGACAACTGGCGCATCGTTACAACATTGGGTCTACGAACAAAGAATATGGATGATGAATGCAGTTACATCTCACTTATATGGTACTCTTGATGCTTTTATAAAGAAATTTGGCTTGAGGGAAGCAAGTTTCTCTATATCAAATAAAGTTGATGACGTTGAGCAACTCAAGCGTTACAACGCGGGGGTATTTGATTTCCAAACCTCATCACTTTTTCTTGTTCCATTAGCATCATTGGTTATCTTGAACATGGCCTCCCTTTTTGTGGGCATTGCCAGAGTGATCTTTCTGGGGGAGTTGGAGAAGTTGTTTATACAAGTCTTCATACCATTTTATGCGGTGGTCGTCAATTACCCTATTATAGAAGGAATGCTATTAAGGAAAGACAATGGTCGCATTCCACCATCAATCACCCTATTGTCTGCTACAGCTTCAATCATTTTCTGTGTTTTGGGTTCAATTATTTTCATGTAG